One genomic segment of Hordeum vulgare subsp. vulgare chromosome 2H, MorexV3_pseudomolecules_assembly, whole genome shotgun sequence includes these proteins:
- the LOC123425318 gene encoding protein ANTI-SILENCING 1-like — protein sequence MGESNENIQFSWGNKRAKGGAKMDTQFYGSFTFDNVKYSLYDCVYLFKNGEPEPYIGKIVKIWQQNEAKKVKILWFFTPDEIRNYLEGPVVENEIFLASGDGTGLADINPLESIAGKCTVVCISKDERNRQPTPKEQTVADYIFYRFFDVGNCTLSEQVPEKIVGLEVNVLLNPEAEQVICYPDQDVQGMNQKVGAGLVAPLPQSAAKMEDEIPVAPFLQSTAKMEDEIPVAAVPLSQSVAIFLPPSVKEEDKAQVATVPLPLAVEEDVLKPTQKVFKRTQSTQKVFSDKMPSKKLKLSQDLTTKNMPSKKLKPSQDLTTQNMASVPDVKVRPVPSAELPTRQADRSKWFKPMPWDEKLPLADKEGKLVYIQNLDIRFGASEIVELIREALQLSCTAKPINHPTYDDPNNGKAYVVFKSRSAADEAVMKINSGLVVGGRPLYCSKGLLKVPKPASGALVGHLTISNQKMNPRQREEQKKAVSTSHCSQPNTIEYDLALDWMLVREKQAMKFSILHKRHAGERKSFAAKMAK from the exons ATGGGTGAAAGTAACGAGAATATCCAGTTTTCATGGGGAAATAAGAGAGCAAAAGGTGGTGCCAAGATGGATACACAGTTCTATGGTTCCTTCACCTTTGACAATGTGAAGTACTCACTGTATGACTGTGTATATCTTTTTAAAAATGGAGAACCTGAACCATACATTGGAAAGATAGTAAAGATATGGCAGCAAAATGAAGCTAAGAAAGTAAAGATTCTTTGGTTTTTCACCCCGGATGAGATCAGAAATTATTTAGAAGGCCCCGTGGTGGAGAATGAGATATTTCTTGCTTCTGGTGATGGCACTGGCCTTGCCGATATCAACCCACTG GAATCTATTGCTGGTAAATGCACAGTTGTTTGCATTTCAAAGGATGAAAGGAATCGCCAGCCTACCCCAAAGGAACAAACGGTCGCTGATTATATCTTCTATAGGTTTTTTGATGTTGGAAACTGCACACTTTCTGAGCAAGTACCTGAGAAAATTGTAGGGCTGGAAG TCAACGTGCTGCTTAATCCTGAAGCTGAGCAAGTTATATGTTACCCGGATCAGGATGTGCAAGGCATGAATCAGAAGGTGGGTGCAGGTCTGGTTGCACCCCTTCCGCAATCAGCGGCTAAGATGGAGGATGAAATTCCTGTTGCACCCTTTCTGCAATCAACTGCTAAGATGGAGGATGAAATTCCTGTTGCTGCAGTTCCCCTTTCCCAGTCAGTGGCCATTTTTCTTCCCCCATCAGTCAAAGAGGAGGATAAAGCTCAGGTTGCTACTGTTCCTCTTCCCCTAGCAGTTGAGGAGGATGTTCTCAAACCCACACAAAAAGTTTTCAAACGTACACAGAGTACACAGAAAGTTTTCTCTGATAAGATGCCTTCAAAGAAGTTGAAATTATCTCAAGATCTCACAACGAAGAATATGCCTTCAAAGAAGTTGAAACCATCTCAAGATCTTACAACGCAGAATATGGCCTCAGTTCCTGACGTGAAAGTTCGCCCTGTtccttcagcagaactaccaacaAGGCAGGCT GACAGAAGCAAATGGTTCAAACCGATG CCATGGGATGAAAAACTGCCATTGGCTGATAAGGAGGGGAAGCTGGTGTATATTCAGAATCTTGACATACGGTTTGGAGCTTCTGAAATAGTG GAACTTATACGTGAGGCGCTACAACTGTCTTGTACTGCTAAGCCTATTAACCACCCGACCTACGATGATCCTAACAATG GAAAAGCATATGTTGTATTCAAATCTAGAAGTGCTGCTGATGAAGCTGTTATGAAAATTAATTCAGGCTTGGTTGTGGGTGGAAG ACCCCTTTACTGCAGCAAAGGGTTACTCAAGGTCCCAAAACCAGCTTCAGGAGCTCTGGTTGGGCACTTAACCATCAGTAATCAGAAAATGAACCCAAGACAACGAGAAGAGCAG AAGAAGGCAGTGTCGACATCACATTGTTCTCAACCCAACACAATAGAATATGATCTGGCCTTGGATTGGATGCTTGTCCGAGAAAAGCAAGCAATGAAGTTCAGTATACTTCATAAG AGGCACGCGGGTGAGAGGAAGTCGTTTGCAGCCAAGATGGCGAAGTAA